The following are from one region of the uncultured Hyphomonas sp. genome:
- the leuB gene encoding 3-isopropylmalate dehydrogenase has protein sequence MHQTLLLLPGDGIGPEVTAEARRVAEVVAPDLKMEEGLVGGASIDAHGDPLTEETLDRARQANAVLLGAVGGPKWVGSARDKRPEAGLLALRKGLDVFANLRPAFCFPALVEASSLKHDVVAGLDLMIVRELTGGVYFGQPRGIDETSGIRRGYDTSVYTHPEIERVAHVAFEIARGRQGRVCSVEKSNVMESGLFWRQEVTLAHAEMGAGVDLSHMYADACAMELVRAPKQFDVILAGNLFGDILSDEAAMLTGSIGMLPSASLGTPGTPGLYEPVHGSAPDIAGQGIANPCAAILSLEMALRWSLGREKAADMLFAAVGKALDQGARTKDLGGSLSTSEMADAILAAL, from the coding sequence ATGCACCAGACACTCCTCCTGCTCCCGGGTGACGGGATTGGCCCGGAAGTCACCGCTGAAGCCCGCCGCGTGGCGGAAGTGGTCGCGCCGGATCTGAAAATGGAAGAAGGCCTGGTTGGCGGCGCGTCGATCGACGCGCATGGCGATCCGCTGACGGAAGAGACGCTGGACCGCGCGCGGCAGGCCAATGCCGTGCTGCTCGGCGCGGTCGGTGGGCCGAAATGGGTCGGCTCAGCGCGCGACAAGAGGCCGGAAGCCGGCCTGCTGGCGCTGCGCAAAGGCCTCGACGTGTTCGCGAACCTGCGCCCGGCTTTCTGCTTCCCGGCACTGGTGGAAGCGTCCAGCCTGAAGCACGACGTCGTGGCTGGCCTTGACCTGATGATTGTCCGCGAGCTGACGGGCGGGGTCTATTTCGGCCAACCGCGCGGCATTGATGAAACCAGCGGTATCCGCCGCGGCTACGATACGTCGGTCTACACCCATCCGGAGATCGAACGCGTGGCGCATGTCGCTTTCGAGATCGCCCGCGGCCGTCAGGGCCGTGTCTGTTCGGTCGAGAAATCCAATGTCATGGAATCCGGCCTGTTCTGGCGCCAGGAAGTCACACTGGCGCATGCGGAAATGGGGGCAGGCGTGGACCTGTCGCACATGTACGCCGATGCCTGCGCGATGGAGCTGGTCCGGGCGCCGAAACAGTTCGATGTCATCCTGGCTGGCAATCTGTTTGGGGACATCCTGTCCGATGAAGCGGCCATGCTGACCGGGTCGATCGGTATGCTGCCGTCCGCCTCGCTCGGCACTCCGGGCACGCCCGGCCTTTACGAGCCGGTGCACGGCTCTGCGCCGGATATTGCCGGACAGGGGATCGCAAACCCGTGCGCCGCGATCCTGTCGCTGGAAATGGCACTCCGCTGGTCACTCGGCCGGGAGAAGGCGGCCGACATGCTGTTTGCGGCAGTCGGCAAGGCACTCGACCAGGGCGCCCGCACGAAGGACCTCGGCGGCAGCCTGTCTACAAGCGAGATGGCCGACGCGATCCTCGCAGCGCTCTGA
- a CDS encoding putative quinol monooxygenase has translation MIIIEGTVRVPPERIEAARPAMEAMIRASRAETGCIDYAYSIDLLDPGLVRVAERWESREALKAHFATPHMAAWRAEFANLSITDRSLRLYEADPEPL, from the coding sequence ATGATTATCATCGAAGGTACAGTCAGAGTTCCGCCGGAACGGATCGAAGCGGCCCGTCCGGCGATGGAAGCCATGATCCGTGCCAGCCGTGCCGAAACCGGCTGCATCGACTATGCTTACAGCATCGATCTGCTCGACCCCGGCCTGGTCCGGGTGGCCGAACGCTGGGAAAGCCGGGAGGCGCTGAAGGCCCATTTCGCCACGCCCCACATGGCCGCCTGGCGCGCCGAGTTTGCCAACCTCAGCATAACAGACCGGTCCCTGCGGCTGTATGAGGCCGATCCGGAACCCCTTTGA
- the leuD gene encoding 3-isopropylmalate dehydratase small subunit — protein sequence MTPFTEITGTAAPLLEKGKLMSNVDTDMIIPKQFLKTTERTGLSKGLFYELKTLADGSSNPDFVLNKPEFSKADILIAGENFGCGSSREHAPWALADQGISVVISPSFADIFHNNCYKNGILPVRLPVDVCEKLARQAGGSNHVFSVDLEAQTVTAPDGEIYTFDVDPGRKSNLLQGLDEIGASLQAESDIITYEATRKVSMPWLEPAG from the coding sequence ATGACACCATTTACTGAAATCACCGGAACCGCCGCGCCGCTGCTCGAAAAGGGCAAGCTCATGTCCAATGTCGACACGGACATGATCATCCCGAAACAGTTCCTGAAAACGACAGAGCGGACCGGCCTGTCGAAAGGCCTGTTCTACGAGTTGAAGACGCTGGCTGACGGCTCGTCGAACCCGGATTTCGTGCTGAACAAGCCGGAATTCTCGAAAGCCGATATCCTGATTGCGGGCGAGAATTTTGGCTGCGGGTCGTCGCGGGAACATGCGCCATGGGCGCTGGCGGACCAGGGCATCTCGGTCGTTATCTCGCCGAGCTTCGCCGATATCTTCCATAACAATTGCTACAAGAATGGCATTCTGCCCGTGCGCCTGCCGGTGGATGTCTGTGAAAAGCTTGCCCGTCAGGCTGGCGGATCGAACCATGTCTTCTCGGTAGATCTGGAAGCGCAGACAGTGACGGCACCCGATGGCGAGATCTACACATTCGACGTCGATCCCGGCCGCAAGTCCAACCTGCTGCAGGGCCTCGACGAGATCGGCGCCTCGCTGCAGGCTGAAAGTGACATCATCACGTATGAAGCCACGCGCAAGGTCTCCATGCCGTGGCTTGAGCCGGCGGGCTGA